One Cicer arietinum cultivar CDC Frontier isolate Library 1 chromosome 8, Cicar.CDCFrontier_v2.0, whole genome shotgun sequence DNA segment encodes these proteins:
- the LOC101508019 gene encoding hypersensitive-induced response protein 4, whose translation MGNTFCFFCGCVEQSSVGVVEQWGRFHRLAQPGFQFFNPFAGECLAGILSTRIASLDVKIETKTKDNVFVQLLCSIQYRVVKENADDAFYELQNPQEQIQAYVFDVARAIVPKMSLDDLFEQKGEVAKAVLDELEKVMGEYGYSIEHILMVDIIPDPSVRRAMNEINAAQRMLLASEFKGEAEKLLLVKKAEAEAESKYLGGVGVARQRQAITDGLRENILEFSNKVEGTSAKEVMDLIMITQYFDTIRDLGNSSKNTTIFIPHGPGHVRDIGEQIRNGMMEASCAQVTDIE comes from the exons atggGAAACACGTTCTGTTTCTTCTGCGGTTGCGTTGAACAATCGAGCGTTGGTGTTGTTGAACAGTGGGGTCGTTTTCACAGATTGGCTCAACCTGGTTTTCAATTCTTTAATCCCTTCGCCGGTGAATGTCTCGCCGGTATTCTCTCCACTCGGATCGCATCTCTCGATGTTAAGATCGAAACTAAAACTAAg GACAACGTGTTTGTGCAATTGTTATGTTCGATTCAATACCGTGTGGTGAAGGAAAATGCAGATGATGCTTTTTATGAGTTACAAAACCCGCAGGAACAGATCCAGGCTTATGTTTTTGATG tgGCGCGTGCTATTGTTCCGAAAATGAGTTTGGATGATTTGTTTGAGCAAAAAGGCGAGGTTGCCAAAGCTGTCTTGGACGAACTTGAAAAG GTGATGGGAGAGTATGGATATAGCATAGAACACATACTGATGGTTGATATTATACCTGATCCTTCTGTGCGGCGGGCGATGAATGAGATCAATGCAG CTCAAAGGATGCTACTTGCAAGTGAATTCAAAGGAGAAGCTGAAAAGTTGCTTCTGGTTAAAAAGGCAGAAGCAGAAGCCGAATCAAAGTATTTGGGTGGCGTTGGTGTGGCGAGGCAGCGGCAAGCTATCACAGATGGACTGAGAGAGAACATCTTGGAATTCTCTAACAAGGTAGAAGGCACTTCAGCTAAAGAAGTGATGGATCTTATCATGATTACTCAGTACTTTGACACAATCAGAGACCTTGGAAACTCTTCAAAGAATACCACAATTTTTATACCTCATGGACCAGGCCATGTTAGGGATATCGGCGAGCAAATACGCAATGGAATGATGGAAGCATCATGCGCTCAAGTAACCGATATCGagtga
- the LOC101514242 gene encoding pentatricopeptide repeat-containing protein At3g62890-like — MIVTKPIHVVNYVRLSFLIDSFKSMQQIKQTHAHLITTSIISHNVLANKFLKHVALYSLSYAHKLFDTIPQPDLFIYNTMIKAYSLSPNSSCDSVGVFRSLIRDSGLSPNRYSFVFTFGVCGNGLCVKEGEQVRSHAVKVGLENNVFVVNALIGMYGKWGFLEDGRKVFDSAIDRDLYSWNTMIAAYVGSGDMIQAKELFDEMQERDFVSWSTIIAGYVQVGCFMEALDFFHKMLQTKVKPNEYTMVSALAACSNLVALDQGKWIHVYIRRGEIKMNDRLLASLIDMYAKCGEIESASSVFYEHKVKRKVWPWNAMIGGFAMHGKPEEAINVFEQMKVENVSPNKVTFIALLNAFSHGYMLKEGKLYFELMTNDYGIIPEIEHYGCMVDLLGRSGLLKEAEDMILNMPMAPDVAIWGALLNACRIYKDMERGYRIGRIIKEIDPNHIGCHVLLGNIYSSSGRWNEARMLREKNGISSDKKKIPGCSSIELKGMFHQFLVGDRSHPRSREIYSFLDEMISKLKIAGYVPELGELLLDIDDEEDKETALSVHSEKLAIAFGLMNTEPGTPIRIVKNLRVCGDCHQATKFISKVYDRVIVVRDRTRYHHFKDGICSCKDYW; from the exons ATGATTGTTACTAAGCCTATTCATGTTGTTAACTATGTTAGACTTAGCTTTTTGATTGATTCATTCAAATCCATGCAACAAATTAAGCAAACCCATGCACACTTAATCACCACATCAATAATCTCACACAATGTACTAGCCAACAAATTCCTAAAACATGTTGCTTTATACTCTCTTTCTTATGCACACAAACTGTTTGATACAATTCCTCAACCAGACTTGTTCATTTACAATACCATGATCAAAGCATATTCTTTGTCACCCAATTCTAGCTGTGATTCTGTTGGAGTATTTCGATCGTTAATTCGGGATTCAGGTCTTTCTCCGAATCGGTATAGCTTTGTGTTTACTTTTGGTGTGTGTGGAAATGGGTTGTGTGTGAAGGAGGGGGAACAGGTTCGTTCACATGCTGTGAAAGTTGGTTTGgaaaataatgtgtttgttgtAAATGCTTTGATTGGTATGTATGGAAAGTGGGGATTTTTGGAGGATGGGCGGAAGGTGTTCGATTCGGCTATCGATAGAGACTTGTATAGTTGGAACACCATGATTGCTGCTTATGTTGGATCCGGTGACATGATTCAAGCTAAGGAATTGTTTGATGAAATGCAAGAGAGAGATTTTGTATCATGGAGTACTATAATAGCTGGTTATGTTCAG GTTGGCTGTTTCATGGAGGCTTTGGACTTCTTCCACAAGATGTTGCAAACCAAGGTCAAACCGAATGAATATACCATGGTAAGCGCTCTCGCAGCCTGTTCAAATCTTGTCGCGTTGGATCAGGGAAAGTGGATCCATGTTTACATTCGCAGGGGTGAAATTAAGATGAATGATAGACTTCTTGCTAGCCTCATTGACATGTATGCAAAGTGTGGAGAGATAGAATCTGCATCAAGTGTTTTCTATGAACACAAAGTGAAGCGAAAGGTTTGGCCGTGGAATGCAATGATTGGTGGGTTTGCAATGCATGGAAAACCTGAAGAAGCTATAAATGTCTTTGAACAAATGAAGGTTGAAAATGTTTCTCCTAATAAAGTAACATTCATCGCCTTATTAAACGCTTTTAGCCATGGCTATATGTTAAAGGAGGGAAAgttatattttgaattgatGACTAATGATTATGGAATTATTCCTGAAATAGAGCATTATGGATGTATGGTAGATTTACTTGGTCGTTCCGGGCTCTTGAAGGAAGCTGAAGACATGATTTTGAACATGCCTATGGCTCCAGACGTTGCGATTTGGGGAGCATTGTTGAATGCTTGTAGAATATATAAAGATATGGAACGCGGATATAGAATAGGTAGGATAATTAAAGAAATTGACCCTAATCATATAGGGTGTCATGTTCTGTTGGGTAATATATATTCTTCATCTGGGAGATGGAATGAAGCAAGAATGCTGAGAGAGAAGAATGGAATCAGTAGTGACAAGAAAAAGATTCCTGGTTGCAGCTCAATTGAATTGAAAGGGATGTTCCATCAATTCCTTGTTGGAGATCGATCGCATCCACGAAGTAGAGAGATTTATTCGTTTTTGGATGAAATGATAAGCAAGTTGAAGATTGCAGGGTATGTTCCTGAGTTAGGGGAACTTTTGCTTGACATTGATGATGAGGAAGACAAAGAGACTGCTCTTTCTGTTCACAGTGAGAAGCTGGCTATTGCTTTTGGACTGATGAACACAGAACCGGGAACTCCAATTCGCATTGTGAAGAATTTAAGAGTTTGTGGGGATTGTCATCAAGCAACAAAGTTTATCTCCAAGGTTTATGATCGAGTAATTGTAGTTCGTGATAGGACAAGGTATCATCACTTCAAAGATGGAATTTGTTCATGCAAAGACTACTGGTAG